In a single window of the Mustelus asterias chromosome 3, sMusAst1.hap1.1, whole genome shotgun sequence genome:
- the LOC144491799 gene encoding dynamin-like GTPase OPA1, mitochondrial — MVELLQNTGEEILQRKLWERVSTHVIENIYLPAAQSVNSGTFNTTVGIKLKLWTDRQLPHKAVEVAWGTLEDEFARFMSEHKGKDHDDIFDKLKHAVKDESIKRHRWDEQAEDTLRVIQHNALEDSSISDKQQWDAAIHFLEETLQTRLRDTEPVIRDIVGPDWQERWFYWKSRSPEQHVQSETKTELEQLLNITEEHTAYLANGRMVEGHQQSSYYT, encoded by the exons ATGGTTGA GTTACTCCAAAACACTGGGGAAGAGATTCTACAAAGGAAACTGTGGGAAAGAGTCTCTACACATGTGATAGAGAATATTTACCTTCCTGCTGCCCAGTCTGTGAATtcaggcacattcaatac CACAGTGGGCATCAAGCTTAAGCTGTGGACTGACAGACAGTTGCCTCACAAAGCAGTAGAGGTTGCTTGGGGAACCTTGGAGGATGAATTTGCTCGATTTATGTCAGAGCACAAAGGGAAGGACCATGATGATATCTTTGACAAACTAAAACATGCTGTTAAAGATGAAAGTATAAAACGTCACAGATGGGATGAGCAGGCTGAAGACACTCTGCGAGTCATCCAGCACAATGCTTTAGAAGATTCTTCCATatctgacaaacaacagtgggatGCAGCTATCCATTTCCTGGAAGAAACCTTGCAAACCCGTCTTCGAGATACTGAACCTGTGATTCGTGATATAGTGGGGCCAGATTGGCAAGAAAGGTGGTTCTACTGGAAATCACGGTCTCCAGAACAGCATGTTCAAAGTGAAACCAAAACCGAACTGGAACAGCTGCTAAACAtcactgaggaacatacagcttatcttgctaacggaaggatggtagAGGGACACCAgcaatcgag TTATTACACTTAA